One genomic segment of Mycoplasmopsis agalactiae PG2 includes these proteins:
- the rplJ gene encoding 50S ribosomal protein L10, producing MHTVKETANRLAKVETVEEISQKIAAAKGFIVAEYRGLTVADLKNLRVSAKKLGIEVKVYKNRLFKLAAKKAGYDLDEHLVGPNLFAFSNLEDNAAAKVLVKFAKENKLLVPKAGVFENNVIDAKGVAEVASLPNYEEALSILARSLIAPLQQLSLSLKLYSEKESE from the coding sequence ATGCATACAGTCAAAGAAACAGCAAACAGATTAGCAAAAGTTGAAACAGTTGAAGAAATTAGCCAAAAAATTGCTGCAGCTAAAGGATTTATTGTTGCTGAATACCGTGGTCTAACTGTTGCTGACCTTAAAAACTTACGTGTTAGTGCCAAAAAATTAGGCATTGAAGTTAAAGTTTACAAAAATAGATTGTTTAAGTTAGCAGCTAAGAAAGCTGGTTATGACCTTGATGAACATTTAGTTGGTCCTAACTTATTTGCATTTAGCAATCTAGAAGACAATGCAGCTGCTAAAGTATTAGTTAAATTTGCAAAAGAAAACAAATTATTAGTACCTAAAGCTGGTGTATTTGAAAATAATGTTATTGATGCAAAAGGTGTTGCTGAAGTTGCTTCATTACCAAACTATGAAGAAGCATTATCAATTCTTGCACGTTCACTTATTGCTCCATTACAACAACTCTCTCTTTCTTTAAAGCTATATAGTGAAAAAGAAAGCGAATAA
- a CDS encoding Tex-like N-terminal domain-containing protein translates to MNISITYVANQLKLNEDQVSTVLNLLDEGATVPFIARYRKALTGGLDEEVIQEIHQMYTYNIELNKRKEAIIKILEEKKLLTAELKTKIDEVDTKAALENIYEPFKVGKKTKATEAIALGLEQLALSILEAENPRFNPYKEAEKYLNEKVQSVEFAIEQAQYIISQIVSQDVANREMVKKQIYDYGYIITKKKKNAEDEKETFHMYYDHKERVSKIPNHRVLAISRAENLKIISYNIEEFNQAKITYDLNQKYFKIKTTGKIIHASIIDSLERLILPSIIREIKSGLFARAESEAIKLFAENVETMLLFPAVKNKWVAAIDPAFVNGCKIAILDPQGNFIEKGIMYPNPPQSRTENAARTINKFLDKYPINIIVIGNGTASRETEQFIANVIKEREKTHKDLDLQFAIVSEVGASVYSASEIAIKEFPDLNVEERSAINIGRRFQDPLNELIKIDPKSIGVGQYQYDVNQKELSQALEFKVDKAVNLVGVDLNTASAEILKFVSGLNNKHVQNIIEYRSKIGKFRNREELLKVKSLGENTYEQAVGFLRIHDSNNFFDRTSIHPESYELANKIVDKLGIDLENINTEVLKNADIKSLAAEFNSNEYDVKLIIDSLINPTKDIRDEKEGYKLKKDILNLKDLKVGMILEGSVQNITDFGIFVYIGIKQAVLIHISKMKKTPTHYVAHPKDLVKTGDVVTLEIIEINKENDKIQGKLIWPES, encoded by the coding sequence ATGAATATATCAATTACATATGTAGCTAATCAACTTAAACTTAACGAAGACCAAGTTTCAACAGTACTTAATTTATTAGATGAAGGAGCTACAGTTCCTTTTATTGCTAGATATAGAAAAGCTTTAACTGGTGGCCTTGATGAAGAAGTTATTCAAGAAATTCACCAAATGTATACTTACAATATTGAACTTAATAAGCGTAAGGAAGCTATTATTAAAATATTGGAAGAAAAGAAGCTTTTAACTGCTGAATTAAAAACCAAAATTGACGAAGTTGATACTAAAGCAGCTTTAGAAAATATTTATGAGCCATTTAAAGTTGGCAAAAAAACTAAGGCAACAGAAGCTATTGCTTTAGGTTTAGAGCAACTTGCATTATCAATTCTAGAGGCCGAAAATCCAAGATTTAATCCTTATAAAGAAGCAGAAAAATATCTTAATGAAAAAGTACAAAGTGTTGAGTTTGCTATTGAACAAGCTCAATACATTATTAGTCAGATAGTGTCACAAGATGTTGCTAACCGTGAAATGGTCAAAAAACAAATATATGACTATGGTTATATCATCACGAAAAAGAAGAAAAATGCTGAGGATGAAAAAGAAACTTTCCATATGTATTATGACCATAAGGAAAGAGTAAGCAAAATTCCTAATCATAGAGTATTAGCAATTTCTAGAGCTGAAAATTTGAAAATAATTAGTTACAACATTGAAGAATTTAATCAAGCAAAAATAACATATGATTTAAACCAAAAGTACTTTAAAATAAAGACAACGGGCAAAATTATTCATGCTTCAATTATTGATAGTTTAGAAAGATTAATTCTTCCTTCAATTATTAGAGAAATTAAATCTGGCCTTTTTGCTCGAGCTGAAAGCGAAGCAATTAAACTTTTTGCTGAAAATGTTGAAACAATGCTCTTATTCCCTGCTGTTAAAAATAAATGAGTGGCTGCAATTGACCCTGCATTCGTTAATGGCTGTAAAATAGCCATTTTAGACCCACAAGGTAACTTCATTGAAAAAGGCATAATGTATCCTAACCCCCCACAATCAAGAACCGAAAATGCTGCTAGAACAATTAATAAATTTCTTGATAAATACCCTATAAACATCATTGTTATAGGTAATGGTACTGCTTCAAGAGAAACTGAACAATTTATTGCTAATGTAATTAAAGAAAGAGAAAAGACTCACAAAGATCTTGACTTGCAATTTGCAATAGTTTCTGAAGTTGGTGCTTCAGTTTACTCAGCTTCTGAAATTGCTATTAAAGAATTCCCTGATTTAAATGTCGAAGAAAGAAGCGCAATTAATATTGGTAGAAGGTTCCAAGACCCCCTTAATGAACTTATTAAAATTGATCCAAAATCTATTGGAGTTGGACAATATCAATATGACGTAAATCAAAAAGAGCTTTCACAAGCTTTAGAATTTAAAGTGGATAAAGCAGTTAACTTAGTTGGTGTTGACTTAAACACTGCATCAGCTGAAATATTAAAATTTGTTTCTGGCTTAAATAATAAACATGTACAAAATATTATCGAATACCGTAGTAAAATAGGCAAATTCAGAAACCGTGAAGAATTATTAAAAGTAAAATCTTTAGGTGAAAATACCTATGAACAAGCAGTTGGATTTTTAAGAATTCATGATTCAAATAACTTTTTTGATAGAACAAGCATCCATCCCGAATCATATGAATTGGCAAATAAAATTGTTGATAAATTAGGCATAGATTTAGAAAACATTAATACTGAAGTGCTTAAAAATGCTGATATTAAATCTTTAGCAGCTGAATTTAACTCTAATGAATATGATGTCAAATTAATTATTGATTCTTTAATAAATCCTACTAAAGATATTAGAGATGAAAAAGAAGGTTATAAGCTTAAAAAAGATATTTTAAATCTTAAAGATTTAAAAGTTGGCATGATTTTAGAAGGCTCAGTGCAAAATATTACTGACTTTGGTATCTTTGTTTACATAGGTATTAAGCAAGCAGTGCTTATCCATATTTCAAAAATGAAGAAAACCCCTACTCACTACGTTGCCCACCCTAAAGATTTAGTTAAGACTGGTGATGTTGTTACTTTAGAAATTATTGAGATTAACAAAGAAAATGACAAAATTCAAGGTAAACTAATTTGACCAGAAAGCTAA
- the lysS gene encoding lysine--tRNA ligase, giving the protein MEKYTEQEQVRRNKLNFYNENNIAPFKKAYDLGKLVLSQEIVNNYDSFSREELEEKNISVNVAGRLMTVRGPFLVLNDSKGLVQVYFNKKSDENVAKIVGTFDIGDILWVSGTVMKTHTNALTLKCNKIELLTKALKPLPEKYHGLVDTEERYRRRWVDLITNEESKNKFILRTKIIKWIKEYFDNLDYLEVETPFLQDYVSGAAAKPFTTHHNSLNQEFVLRIATEIPLKKCVVGGLERVYELGRIFRNEGYDTTHNPEFTTIEFYEAYSNVEGMMDRTEELFKVLCQKLGKSVFVNNGTEVDLSKPFKRINMVDAVNEKTGKDFKNISLDEAILEAKKHNIKIEKFWTTGHIINALYEELVESSLIQPTFIYGHPIEVSPLSAKASDPRFTERAELFINTKEYANMYTELSDPIDQLERFKSQIDEKKAGNDEASDIDWDFVDALEYGMPPTGGCGIGIDRLIMLLTETSSIRDVLLFPTLKRANKK; this is encoded by the coding sequence ATGGAAAAATATACTGAGCAAGAGCAAGTCAGACGTAATAAATTAAATTTTTATAATGAAAATAACATTGCTCCATTTAAAAAAGCTTACGACTTAGGCAAGTTAGTTTTAAGTCAAGAAATAGTTAATAATTATGACTCTTTTTCTAGGGAAGAATTAGAAGAAAAAAATATTAGTGTTAATGTAGCCGGCAGATTAATGACTGTAAGAGGGCCATTTTTAGTATTAAATGACTCTAAAGGCTTAGTTCAAGTTTATTTCAATAAAAAAAGTGATGAAAATGTAGCTAAAATAGTAGGCACATTTGATATTGGTGATATTTTATGAGTGAGTGGTACTGTTATGAAAACTCACACTAATGCACTTACCTTAAAGTGCAATAAAATAGAACTTTTAACTAAAGCACTTAAGCCACTACCTGAAAAATATCATGGGCTTGTTGATACTGAAGAGAGATACAGACGCAGATGAGTTGACTTAATTACTAATGAAGAGTCAAAAAATAAGTTCATTTTAAGAACTAAAATTATTAAATGAATTAAAGAATACTTTGATAATTTAGATTATTTGGAAGTTGAAACACCTTTCTTACAAGACTATGTTTCAGGAGCTGCTGCTAAACCTTTTACAACTCATCACAATTCTTTAAATCAAGAGTTTGTTTTAAGAATTGCTACAGAAATTCCGCTTAAAAAATGTGTAGTTGGCGGACTTGAAAGAGTTTATGAATTAGGCAGAATTTTTAGAAATGAAGGATATGACACAACTCATAATCCTGAATTTACTACAATTGAGTTTTATGAAGCTTATTCTAATGTTGAAGGCATGATGGACAGAACTGAAGAATTGTTTAAGGTTTTATGTCAAAAATTAGGTAAGTCAGTTTTTGTTAACAATGGTACTGAAGTTGATTTATCAAAACCATTTAAGAGAATTAATATGGTGGATGCAGTTAATGAAAAAACTGGTAAGGACTTTAAAAACATTAGTTTGGACGAGGCTATTTTAGAGGCCAAAAAGCACAATATTAAAATTGAAAAATTCTGAACAACAGGGCATATAATTAATGCTCTCTATGAAGAGTTAGTGGAAAGCTCACTTATTCAACCAACCTTTATTTATGGTCATCCTATTGAAGTTTCACCTCTAAGTGCTAAAGCTAGCGATCCTAGATTTACTGAAAGAGCCGAATTATTTATTAATACTAAAGAATATGCAAACATGTACACTGAGTTAAGTGATCCAATAGACCAGTTAGAAAGGTTTAAAAGTCAAATTGATGAAAAGAAAGCTGGCAATGATGAAGCTAGCGATATTGACTGAGATTTTGTGGACGCACTAGAATATGGAATGCCACCAACAGGCGGTTGCGGCATCGGTATTGATAGATTAATTATGCTTTTAACAGAAACTAGTTCAATAAGGGACGTGTTATTATTCCCAACACTTAAAAGAGCGAATAAAAAATAA
- a CDS encoding MAGa7180 family putative nuclease, which produces MAKYYNGIHYILDEENHQVILMNNFQEQLLGSNKFLKFKKLGGSSISNILTPDRFNSEFKAFCHIARLALPVLQKKYVNAGQILEPKIIENLQEFYTKKLLKNTIIKHIEAKDVDYDYFKNLDIIGGVPDALAENEKIVFEIKTTNIKNYDSWTLNNQANKLKKDGVPLNYKKQAQLYASLLGYDSYIIVGCFLNDDDYANPEDVDVAKRKIEVFHYSLKNNPDLQMQIKDDIQKIIEFHKRYSVYKEKRSPKYDLINDKDQVDYLRCKNENERRELFNKWKQMGKIDDDIPFESF; this is translated from the coding sequence ATGGCAAAATACTACAATGGCATACATTACATTTTAGATGAAGAAAATCATCAAGTAATATTAATGAACAATTTTCAAGAGCAACTGCTGGGATCTAATAAATTTTTAAAATTCAAAAAGCTGGGTGGCTCATCTATTTCGAATATTTTAACTCCTGACCGTTTTAATAGTGAATTTAAAGCCTTTTGTCATATTGCAAGGCTTGCCCTTCCGGTTTTGCAAAAAAAATATGTAAATGCTGGTCAAATATTGGAACCTAAAATCATTGAAAATTTGCAAGAATTTTATACCAAAAAATTGCTCAAAAACACTATAATTAAGCATATTGAGGCAAAAGATGTCGATTATGATTACTTTAAAAATTTAGATATTATTGGTGGGGTGCCTGATGCTTTAGCTGAAAATGAAAAAATTGTTTTTGAGATCAAAACAACAAATATAAAAAACTATGATTCTTGAACTTTAAACAATCAAGCTAACAAGTTAAAAAAAGATGGTGTTCCACTTAATTATAAAAAGCAAGCACAGTTATATGCAAGTTTGCTCGGCTATGATTCATACATTATTGTTGGTTGCTTTTTAAATGATGATGATTATGCTAATCCTGAAGATGTAGATGTTGCCAAAAGAAAAATTGAAGTATTTCACTACTCACTAAAAAATAATCCTGATTTGCAAATGCAAATAAAAGATGATATTCAAAAAATAATAGAATTTCACAAAAGATACAGTGTTTATAAAGAAAAAAGATCGCCTAAGTATGACTTAATAAATGACAAAGATCAAGTTGACTACCTTAGATGCAAGAATGAAAATGAAAGAAGAGAACTTTTTAATAAATGAAAACAAATGGGTAAAATAGATGATGACATTCCATTTGAATCATTTTAA
- the rpoB gene encoding DNA-directed RNA polymerase subunit beta, translating to MPTSTKDKYQNKYPYKVRKFGPMTERRDYSATKVTWEVPDFLNMSKESFEWFKKSGIEEILREHYPIVSSNKKVSLEYIHNSARLEVPPKEYDAIIEAKAKGINYAAKLFAKFKVTSDKGVVKDDEVLLGEVPLMNSGGSFIINGSEKVIVSQLIRSPSAYFGCGVRNKQSDDLFNKLEILPRLGSWVEISHKVTTKNPDSVKIKIDKNKNINLAVFLGALGLNEENIHSLFGNSPELEETLLRDKSLKSSEDPMTVIQNCREILFRTIRRGDLMTETSAANLLPSLLFNKKRYSLGATGRYKLNKKLSLIDRITETYLGQDLEIKDENGEVMFLEKGTFIEHKLALLIQENFNNGALKTTEIEGINPEILYAKLYNDPAYPYLKKSNRVAKLLVFANRKKMDKGLATLVIGNDPKCDAQHLIASDIIAAINYYFNLLEGIGQDDDADSMINKRIVSVGELMQNQLNVGLSKLEKTTRERMSAKEPEKITPKNITNNKLVSNQMKTFFNSSKLSQFMDQINALAEISNERRITYLGPGGLNRDTAQFEVRDVHATHYGRICPIETPEGPNIGLILNLATYASVNEYGFLQTPYFKVNNSVVDYDDVVYLTAADEFGYNIAQSTATVDDDNRLVDETLTIRKNYTYILGKPGDVDLIEVSSRQMVSVAAGCIPFLENDDANRALMGSNMQRQAVPLLETEAAFVATGNEADIAKFSAANFRARNEGKVEYVDGAKIKIRNNKGTLDTYSLKNFQRSNQDTVIHQKPIIKVGQDVAKGDLLVDGSSFKDGELALGKNLLVAFSTYKGYNYEDAIVLNERLAKKDVLTSIHIEEQTIQFRTSKAGADELTRDIPNVSKYAIRHLDEHGIVLVGSEVIPGDVLVGRVSPKGDDNPSREEKLLAAILGQRQLNVKDTSLKVKNGHNGTVIGVEILSRENKDLLEDGIDMIVKVSIAVKRKIRVGDKMSGRHGNKGVVSVILPEEDMPHLEDGTPIDVMLNPQGVPSRMNIGQVLEVHLGMAARSLGCKFVTPVFDGVKKEAIQDVISEAGLPLSGKQTLIDPITGEKFDNPVSVGVMYMFKLNHMVDDKMYARSVGPYSLITQQPLGGKSQNGGQRFGEMETWAIESYGASNVLQEILTYKSDDIVGRNQLYTSLVTGKDLPTPGIPESFNVLNYELNGLGMKLDITTANNEEEDEEAQQYFNISNSVGNEGDYNE from the coding sequence ATGCCAACATCAACAAAAGATAAATACCAAAATAAATACCCATACAAAGTTAGAAAATTCGGCCCAATGACAGAACGTCGTGATTATTCAGCTACAAAAGTTACTTGAGAAGTTCCTGACTTTTTAAATATGTCAAAAGAATCTTTTGAGTGATTCAAGAAAAGCGGAATTGAAGAAATTTTAAGAGAACATTATCCAATTGTTTCTAGCAACAAAAAGGTGTCTTTAGAATACATTCACAATTCAGCGAGACTAGAAGTACCACCTAAAGAATATGATGCAATCATCGAAGCAAAAGCTAAAGGCATCAACTATGCTGCCAAGCTTTTTGCTAAATTTAAGGTAACATCTGACAAAGGTGTTGTTAAAGATGATGAAGTTTTACTTGGTGAAGTTCCACTTATGAACTCAGGTGGAAGTTTTATTATCAATGGTAGTGAAAAAGTTATAGTTAGTCAGTTAATTCGTTCACCTAGTGCCTACTTTGGTTGTGGTGTTCGTAACAAGCAATCTGATGACTTGTTTAACAAGCTAGAAATTTTGCCTAGATTAGGTTCATGAGTTGAAATTTCACACAAAGTTACTACTAAAAACCCTGATTCAGTAAAAATCAAAATTGACAAAAACAAAAACATTAACCTTGCTGTGTTTTTAGGCGCCCTTGGTCTTAATGAAGAAAATATTCACAGTCTTTTTGGTAACTCTCCAGAATTAGAAGAGACCTTACTTAGAGATAAGAGTCTTAAATCAAGCGAAGATCCTATGACAGTTATTCAAAACTGTAGAGAAATTTTATTTAGAACAATTCGTAGAGGGGATTTGATGACTGAAACATCAGCAGCAAATCTTTTACCATCGCTTTTATTTAACAAAAAACGCTACAGTTTAGGTGCAACTGGTAGATACAAACTTAACAAAAAATTAAGTCTTATTGACCGTATTACCGAAACATATTTAGGTCAGGATTTAGAAATTAAAGATGAAAACGGCGAAGTAATGTTCTTAGAAAAAGGAACTTTCATTGAACATAAGCTTGCTTTATTAATTCAAGAGAATTTCAATAATGGCGCATTAAAAACAACTGAAATTGAAGGAATTAATCCTGAAATTTTGTATGCCAAACTCTATAACGATCCAGCTTATCCATACTTAAAGAAGTCAAATAGAGTCGCTAAACTTTTAGTTTTTGCTAACAGAAAGAAAATGGATAAAGGTCTTGCCACTTTAGTTATTGGTAATGATCCAAAATGTGATGCGCAACATTTAATTGCTTCGGATATTATTGCTGCAATTAACTACTATTTCAATTTATTAGAAGGCATTGGCCAAGATGATGATGCCGATTCTATGATTAACAAAAGAATTGTTTCAGTTGGTGAATTGATGCAAAATCAATTAAATGTTGGTCTTTCAAAGCTAGAAAAAACAACTAGAGAAAGAATGTCAGCTAAAGAGCCTGAAAAAATCACTCCTAAAAACATCACAAACAACAAATTGGTGTCAAACCAAATGAAAACATTCTTCAATAGTTCAAAACTTTCTCAATTTATGGATCAAATTAACGCGCTTGCAGAAATTTCAAACGAAAGACGTATCACATATTTAGGACCTGGTGGTCTTAATCGTGATACAGCACAATTTGAAGTTCGTGACGTTCATGCAACTCACTATGGAAGAATATGTCCTATTGAAACACCTGAAGGACCAAACATTGGTCTTATCTTGAACCTTGCAACTTATGCAAGCGTTAATGAATATGGTTTTTTACAAACTCCATATTTCAAAGTTAATAATTCAGTAGTTGATTATGATGATGTTGTTTATTTAACTGCTGCTGATGAATTTGGTTATAACATTGCTCAATCAACTGCAACAGTTGATGATGACAACAGATTAGTTGATGAAACACTAACAATAAGGAAAAATTACACCTACATTCTAGGCAAGCCTGGTGATGTTGATTTAATTGAAGTTTCATCTAGACAAATGGTGTCAGTAGCTGCTGGATGTATTCCATTTTTAGAAAATGACGATGCTAACCGTGCACTTATGGGTTCTAACATGCAACGTCAAGCAGTTCCTTTATTAGAAACCGAAGCTGCTTTTGTCGCAACAGGTAATGAAGCTGATATCGCTAAATTTTCAGCTGCTAACTTTAGAGCAAGAAACGAAGGTAAAGTTGAATATGTTGACGGTGCAAAAATTAAAATTAGAAACAACAAAGGCACTTTAGATACATACAGCCTTAAAAACTTCCAACGTTCAAACCAAGATACTGTTATTCATCAAAAACCTATTATCAAGGTAGGTCAAGATGTTGCTAAAGGTGATTTATTAGTTGATGGTTCTAGTTTTAAAGATGGTGAGTTAGCTTTAGGTAAAAACCTTTTAGTTGCTTTCTCAACTTATAAAGGTTATAACTATGAAGATGCTATTGTTTTAAATGAGAGACTTGCTAAAAAAGATGTGCTTACTTCAATTCATATCGAAGAGCAAACTATTCAATTTAGAACTAGCAAAGCTGGTGCTGATGAATTAACTAGAGACATTCCAAACGTATCTAAATATGCAATCAGACACTTGGATGAACATGGTATTGTTTTAGTTGGTTCAGAAGTTATTCCTGGTGATGTTTTAGTTGGCCGTGTTTCTCCAAAAGGTGACGATAACCCATCTAGAGAAGAGAAATTGCTTGCTGCAATTTTAGGTCAAAGACAACTTAATGTTAAAGACACATCACTTAAAGTTAAAAATGGTCATAATGGCACTGTTATTGGTGTTGAAATTCTAAGTAGAGAAAACAAAGACCTGCTTGAAGATGGCATTGATATGATTGTTAAAGTATCAATTGCTGTAAAACGTAAAATTCGTGTTGGTGACAAGATGTCTGGTCGTCATGGTAACAAAGGTGTTGTTTCAGTTATTCTTCCGGAAGAAGATATGCCTCACTTAGAAGATGGAACCCCTATTGATGTTATGCTTAATCCTCAAGGTGTACCTTCACGTATGAACATTGGTCAAGTATTAGAAGTACACTTAGGTATGGCTGCTAGAAGTTTAGGTTGCAAATTTGTTACACCTGTATTTGATGGTGTTAAAAAAGAAGCTATCCAAGATGTTATTTCTGAAGCTGGATTACCATTATCAGGTAAGCAAACTTTAATTGACCCTATTACAGGTGAAAAATTTGATAACCCTGTGTCAGTTGGTGTTATGTATATGTTCAAGCTTAACCACATGGTTGATGACAAGATGTATGCTCGTAGTGTCGGCCCATATTCACTTATTACTCAACAACCACTTGGTGGTAAGAGTCAAAATGGTGGTCAAAGATTTGGTGAAATGGAAACATGAGCGATTGAATCTTATGGTGCTTCAAACGTATTACAAGAAATTCTTACATACAAATCAGATGACATTGTAGGACGTAATCAACTATATACATCACTAGTTACTGGCAAAGACTTACCAACTCCGGGTATTCCTGAATCGTTTAATGTGTTGAACTATGAATTAAATGGACTAGGAATGAAATTAGATATTACAACTGCAAATAATGAAGAAGAAGATGAAGAAGCCCAACAATACTTTAACAT
- a CDS encoding leucine-rich repeat domain-containing protein has protein sequence MKKLHKLGFAILPISLTASFVSAGCNDKSKSDIKLDENTKLFYFDINSNNKATITAYNRALFDNFNNIVAQSKTIKIPEKVKYKNVEYVVDSIGSESFMELANLEEVEFSNEIKFIGDRAFANSSKLKSIKFSEASELEAINISAFANTNLENVILHKKLSSIASYAFANIKNDKFSLVLNSQLDNGSKLNIGQYAFKDLKNSFKLKIKNLKIEAVAGADKLAEFAQFIGLKDNQITFSKK, from the coding sequence ATGAAAAAATTACATAAACTAGGTTTTGCTATTCTTCCAATTTCTCTAACAGCTTCATTTGTTTCAGCAGGTTGCAATGATAAAAGCAAGTCTGACATTAAGCTTGATGAAAATACAAAATTGTTTTACTTTGATATCAATTCAAACAATAAAGCAACCATAACTGCCTATAATCGTGCACTTTTCGACAATTTTAACAATATTGTTGCTCAAAGTAAAACAATCAAAATTCCTGAAAAAGTTAAATACAAAAATGTTGAATATGTTGTTGATTCAATTGGCTCAGAATCATTTATGGAATTAGCCAATTTAGAAGAGGTTGAATTTTCAAACGAAATAAAATTTATTGGCGACAGAGCTTTTGCTAATAGTTCTAAACTAAAATCAATCAAATTTAGTGAAGCTTCAGAACTAGAAGCAATTAACATTAGCGCTTTTGCTAATACTAATTTAGAAAATGTTATCTTACATAAAAAACTTTCTTCAATTGCCTCATATGCCTTTGCTAATATAAAAAATGACAAATTTTCATTAGTGCTTAATTCACAGTTAGATAATGGTAGCAAACTTAATATTGGTCAATATGCTTTTAAGGATCTAAAAAATTCATTCAAGCTAAAAATTAAAAACCTTAAAATTGAAGCAGTTGCTGGTGCTGATAAATTGGCTGAATTTGCCCAATTTATAGGCTTAAAGGACAATCAAATCACTTTTAGTAAAAAATAA
- the rplL gene encoding 50S ribosomal protein L7/L12, translating to MAKLTKESFISSLKEMSIKEVMELVEAMKEEFGIDPSAVAVAAAAPAAEAEEKKSTLSVILKSDNGKKLAIVKAVKELLNLALMDANKLVSTLPATLKENIPAAEAEALKAKLVEAGADVELK from the coding sequence ATGGCAAAATTAACAAAAGAATCATTTATTTCTTCATTAAAAGAAATGTCAATTAAAGAAGTTATGGAATTAGTTGAAGCAATGAAAGAAGAATTTGGTATCGACCCTTCAGCTGTTGCTGTTGCAGCTGCTGCACCTGCTGCTGAAGCTGAAGAAAAGAAATCAACTCTTTCAGTTATTCTTAAGTCTGACAATGGTAAAAAACTTGCTATTGTTAAAGCAGTTAAAGAACTTCTTAACCTTGCATTAATGGATGCAAACAAATTAGTTTCAACACTTCCTGCTACATTAAAAGAAAACATTCCTGCTGCTGAAGCTGAAGCTTTAAAAGCTAAATTAGTTGAAGCTGGCGCAGATGTTGAATTAAAATAA
- a CDS encoding variable surface lipoprotein — MTRLKKLMLMFSSVVTLSTLPIVAAKCGDTDSNAKTDDPSKKIDDPNNNKESGDQKNPNKNPNNTENPDHNNTAGKTDNGSKDDKNNMTPSDDLNALNKDTDEEEKRKQEAEKKKKEEEEAKRKQEEERKKEADEKKKQEEEERKRKEAEAEKAKKNVEEFRKLFKELEKIKKEYDEVKSRLTGPEYETIKTKYESFFYASGYNQYTQFMEQSKSDNDPGYLLGILKEFVNNHNSTVKSKFEKLQ; from the coding sequence ATGACAAGATTGAAAAAATTAATGCTTATGTTCAGCTCTGTTGTTACTTTATCAACCCTACCTATTGTTGCTGCTAAATGTGGTGATACTGATAGCAATGCTAAAACTGATGATCCATCTAAGAAAATAGATGATCCAAACAATAATAAAGAAAGTGGAGATCAAAAAAATCCTAATAAAAACCCTAACAACACAGAAAATCCAGATCATAATAATACAGCTGGCAAGACTGATAATGGCAGCAAAGATGACAAAAATAATATGACTCCGAGTGATGACCTTAATGCTCTAAATAAAGACACAGACGAAGAAGAGAAGAGAAAACAAGAAGCCGAAAAAAAGAAAAAAGAAGAGGAAGAAGCTAAGAGAAAGCAAGAAGAAGAAAGAAAAAAAGAAGCTGATGAGAAAAAGAAACAGGAAGAAGAAGAGAGAAAGAGAAAGGAAGCTGAAGCAGAGAAAGCCAAGAAAAATGTAGAGGAATTTAGGAAGCTGTTTAAAGAATTAGAAAAAATTAAAAAAGAATATGATGAAGTAAAAAGCAGATTAACTGGGCCTGAATATGAAACCATAAAGACTAAATATGAAAGTTTCTTTTATGCAAGTGGATACAATCAATACACACAATTTATGGAGCAATCAAAAAGCGATAATGATCCTGGTTACTTATTAGGCATACTAAAAGAATTTGTTAACAATCACAACTCAACTGTTAAATCTAAATTTGAAAAACTTCAATAG